A single region of the Brassica napus cultivar Da-Ae unplaced genomic scaffold, Da-Ae ScsIHWf_70;HRSCAF=126, whole genome shotgun sequence genome encodes:
- the LOC125605133 gene encoding signal peptidase complex subunit 3B: MHSFGYRANALLTFAVTILAFICAIASFSDNFSNQTPSAQIQILNINWFQKQPHGNDEVSLTLNITADLQSLFTWNTKQVFAFVAAEYETSKNSLNQVSLWDAIIPEKEEANFWIQISNKYRFIDQGHNLRGKDFNLTLHWHVMPKTGKMFADKIVMSGYRLPNAYR; this comes from the exons ATGCATTCTTTTGGGTACAGAGCGAACGCTCTCCTCACGTTCGCTGTCACAATACTAGCCTTCATCTGCGCGATTGCGTCCTTCTCTGATAACTTCAGTAACCAAACTCCCTCTGCTCAGATCCAG ATATTGAATATCAATTGGTTTCAGAAGCAACCCCATGGAAATGATGAG GTCAGCTTGACACTGAACATAACAGCAGACTTGCAGTCACTATTTACTTGGAACACAAAGCAG GTGTTCGCTTTTGTAGCAGCAGAGTATGAAACCTCAAAGAACTCACTGAATCAG GTTTCTCTATGGGATGCTATAATACCAGAGAAAGAGGAAGCCAACTTCTGGATTCAAATCTCAAACAAGTACCGTTTCATAGACCAG GGACACAACCTCCGAGGGAAAGACTTCAACTTGACACTCCACTGGCATGTCATGCCCAAGACTGGCAAGATGTTTGCTGACAAAATAGTCATGTCTGGTTATCGTCTACCCAATGCGTACAGATGA
- the LOC111198505 gene encoding mevalonate kinase-like, which produces MEVKARAPGKIILAGEHAVVHGSTAVAAAIDLYTYVTLRLPLHSDENNDRLTLQLKDLSLEFTWSVSRLKEGIAYDSSNVSRSTPSSCSSQTLKSIAVLVEEQNIPEAKIQLSSGISTFLWLYTSILGFIPATVIITTELPYGSGLGSSAAFCVALTAALIASSTSDKTHGEGWSSLDETNLELLNKWAFEGEKIIHGKPSGIDNTVSAYGNIIKFCSGEITRLKSNMPLRMLITNTKVGRNTKALVSGVSERAVRHPEAMNSVFNAVDSISKEVAAIIQTKDDISVTEKEESVKELMEMNQGLLESMGVSHSSIDTVIQTTLKHKLTSKLTGAGGGGCVLTLLPTLVSGTVVEKVVEELESSGFQCFTASIGGKGAEICF; this is translated from the exons ATGGAAGTGAAAGCGAGAGCTCCGGGGAAGATCATACTTGCAGGAGAACACGCTGTTGTTCATGGTTCCACAGCTGTAGCTGCAGCCATTGATCTCTACACTTACGTCACTCTCCGCCTTCCTCTTCATTCAG aTGAGAACAATGATAGGCTTACACTTCAACTCAAGGACCTCTCCTTGGAGTTTACTTGGTCTGTATCCAGACTCAAAGAAGGGATTGCTTACGATTCAAGCAATGTTTCCCGTTCAACGCCGTCTTCATGCTCCAGCCAGACACTTAAATCAATAGCTGTTTTGGTTGAAGAGCAAAACATTCCAGAGGCAAAGATCCAGCTCTCCTCTGGGATCTCTACCTTCCTCTGGTTATACACCAGCATCCTTGG atTCATTCCAGCTACTGTCATCATTACAACCGAGCTTCCATACGGATCTGGCCTCGGTTCATCAGCAGCTTTCTGTGTAGCTCTCACAGCTGCTCTCATTGCATCTTCTACTTCAGACAAAACTCATGGCGAAGGTTGGTCTTCTCTAGATGAAACCAATCTTGAGTTGCTGAATAAATGGGCGTTTGAAGGAGAAAAGATCATCCATGGGAAGCCTTCAGGGATAGACAACACCGTCAGTGCATACG GAAACATAATCAAGTTCTGCTCAGGTGAGATAACTCGGTTAAAGTCAAACATGCCTCTAAGGATGTTGATCACCAACACTAAAGTTGGTCGGAACACGAAGGCTCTGGTCTCTGGCGTGTCAGAGAGAGCGGTCAGACATCCAGAGGCGATGAACTCGGTGTTCAATGCTGTGGACTCTATAAGCAAAGAGGTGGCTGCGATCATCCAAACCAAAGATGACATCTCGGTgacagagaaagaagagagtgtGAAAGAACTCATGGAGATGAACCAAGGCTTGCTGGAGTCAATGGGGGTTAGCCACAGCTCGATTGATACCGTTATACAGACCACTCTCAAGCACAAACTTACCTCAAAACTGACTGGAGCTGGTGGTGGCGGCTGCGTCCTCACTCTATTACCTACAC TGGTTTCAGGGACGGTGGTGGAGAAAGTGGTGGAAGAGCTAGAGTCCAGTGGTTTTCAGTGCTTCACTGCTTCAATTGGTGGTAAAGGAGCTGAGATTTGCTTTTGA
- the LOC125574905 gene encoding pentatricopeptide repeat-containing protein At5g27460-like, producing MFTRFRLVTNKTFSTTTVLRLVSSRASTDTSSLSHHNSLKEILRKNGPRFSVPSLLQQRLDSGHPVTLPELRSITHRLIKSNRHDIALQMMEWMETQKDVHFSTYDTCLRLELIIKSHGLKQAEEYFENLSLKASKASYLPLLRAYVRDKLVLEAESLMEKMNGLGFLVTPHPFNEMMKLYEATHQYEKVVLVVSLMKRNKIPRNVLSYNLWMNACCEVSGVESVYKEMVDDKSVEVGWSSLCALANVYIKGGFAEKASLVLESAEKKLNRSSRLGYFFLITLYASLGNKEGVVKLWERSKSVSGRATCANYICVLTSLVKLGDLAEAERVFSEWEETCCNYDVRVSNVLLGAYMRGGDIRRAEGLHHRVLERGGVPNYKTWEILMEGFVKCQSMEKAIDAMHRAFELMKDCHWRPSQKIVMAIAEYFEKEEKMDEANRYVRDLHRLGLASLPLYRLLLRMHEHVQRPASDIYEMMKLDKIIMDRES from the exons ATGTTCACCAGGTTTCGTCTAGTTACGAATAAGActttctccaccaccaccgttCTTAGGCTCGTGTCTTCACGCGCCTCCACGGACACGTCATCCTTATCTCATCATAATAGCTTGAAGGAGATACTGAGAAAGAACGGTCCACGATTCAGCGTCCCTTCCCTGCTCCAGCAACGACTCGACTCGGGCCACCCCGTCACGTTACCGGAGCTCCGGTCCATCACCCACCGCCTCATTAAATCTAACCGCCACGATATCGCACTCCAG ATGATGGAGTGGATGGAGACTCAAAAAGACGTTCACTTCTCTACCTACGACACGTGTCTTAGATTGGAGTTGATCATCAAAAGCCACGGCTTGAAACAAGCAGAGGAGTATTTTGAGAATCTCTCTCTGAAAGCTTCAAAAGCATCTTATCTTCCCCTGCTTCGTGCTTATGTTAGGGATAAACTGGTTCTTGAAGCTGAATCTCTCATGGAGAAGATGAATGGATTGGGGTTTCTCGTCACTCCACACCCGTTCAACGAGATGATGAAGCTTTACGAAGCCACTCACCAGTACGAGAAAGTGGTATTAGTGGTTTCGTTGATGAAGAGGAACAAGATACCGAGAAACGTTCTTTCTTACAATCTCTGGATGAACGCTTGTTGTGAAGTATCCGGTGTGGAGTCTGTTTACAAGGAGATGGTTGATGACAAGAGTGTTGAAGTTGGGTGGAGCTCTTTATGTGCTCTAGCGAATGTTTATATCAAGGGTGGTTTTGCTGAGAAGGCGAGTTTGGTGCTTGAGAGTGCGGAGAAGAAGTTGAACAGAAGCAGTAGGCTTGGATACTTCTTCCTCATCACACTCTATGCTTCTTTAGGAAACAAAGAAGGAGTTGTGAAGCTTTGGGAACGTTCAAAGTCTGTTTCCGGCAGGGCTACTTGTGCAAACTACATATGCGTGTTGACGTCCTTGGTGAAACTTGGTGATCTTGCAGAAGCTGAAAGGGTGTTTAGTGAATGGGAGGAGACATGCTGTAACTATGATGTTAGAGTCTCAAATGTTCTTTTGGGTGCTTACATGCGTGGTGGAGATATCCGCAGAGCCGAGGGGTTGCACCACCGTGTGTTGGAGAGAGGAGGTGTTCCAAACTATAAGACTTGGGAGATTTTGATGGAGGGGTTTGTGAAGTGTCAGAGTATGGAGAAAGCTATTGATGCTATGCACCGAGCGTTTGAACTGATGAAGGACTGTCATTGGAGACCGTCACAAAAGATTGTCATGGCCATTGCTGAGTACTTTGAGAAGGAGGAGAAGATGGATGAAGCTAACAGATATGTTAGAGATTTACATCGTTTAGGTCTTGCAAGCTTGCCGTTATACAGATTGTTACTTAGAATGCATGAACATGTCCAGAGGCCAGCTTCTGACATCTATGAAATGATGAAGTTGGACAAAATTATAATGGATAGAGAAAGTTAA